From Haloarcula sp. CBA1127, a single genomic window includes:
- a CDS encoding PAS domain-containing sensor histidine kinase → MDTDPADSSSDQQTADSDDSVSERLIEGLSSHAVFMLDTDGIITTWPEPAASLYSYDRDVTVGHHVDMLFADPGEMETTVESLLTEVANGPVETQHWHRQADGSVFWATLSLSQLEDGELTGFVAVSQDTTEKHQYDKMLERQNDRLKEFTDILAHDLKSPLSVISSRVHLARETGDEEHLDALEETSDRMARLVEDLLRVARQGNVVTNPEATNVQAVVDTAWEGHGETTDRATLHYEDIGSVSADADRLIELFENLFQNSIRHGDGAVIVRVGPLDNGFYVEDDGPGIPDEIKDDVFDHGFTTAEDGSGYGLSIVRTIAGAHGWDIIVTDSTTGGARFEITGVEFLD, encoded by the coding sequence ATGGACACCGACCCAGCAGACAGCAGTTCGGACCAACAGACAGCAGACAGCGACGACTCGGTCTCTGAGCGCCTCATCGAGGGGCTATCCTCGCATGCAGTGTTCATGCTCGACACAGATGGCATCATCACGACGTGGCCCGAGCCGGCAGCGTCGCTGTACAGCTACGACCGGGACGTGACGGTCGGCCACCACGTCGACATGCTGTTTGCCGACCCCGGGGAAATGGAGACAACTGTCGAATCATTGCTGACGGAAGTGGCGAACGGCCCCGTCGAGACACAGCACTGGCATCGGCAGGCCGATGGGTCCGTGTTCTGGGCCACCCTCTCGCTCTCGCAACTCGAGGACGGAGAGCTGACAGGGTTCGTCGCAGTCAGCCAGGACACGACAGAGAAACACCAGTACGACAAGATGCTCGAACGACAGAACGACCGGCTCAAGGAATTCACCGATATCCTCGCCCACGACCTGAAGAGCCCACTCAGCGTTATCTCCTCGCGGGTGCATCTGGCCCGCGAAACGGGTGACGAGGAACACCTCGATGCCCTCGAAGAAACGAGCGACAGGATGGCCCGTCTCGTCGAGGACCTGCTCCGTGTCGCAAGGCAGGGAAACGTCGTCACCAACCCGGAGGCAACGAACGTTCAGGCCGTTGTTGACACCGCCTGGGAAGGACACGGCGAAACCACCGACCGAGCCACGCTCCACTACGAGGACATCGGCTCGGTGAGCGCAGACGCCGACCGCCTCATCGAACTGTTCGAGAACCTCTTTCAGAACAGCATCCGACACGGCGACGGGGCCGTTATCGTCCGTGTCGGCCCGCTTGACAACGGCTTCTACGTCGAAGACGACGGCCCGGGAATCCCAGACGAAATCAAGGACGACGTGTTCGACCACGGCTTCACGACTGCCGAGGATGGCAGTGGCTACGGGCTCTCGATTGTCCGGACCATCGCTGGCGCACACGGCTGGGACATCATTGTTACTGACAGCACCACGGGCGGCGCGCGGTTCGAAATCACCGGTGTCGAGTTCCTAGACTGA